Proteins encoded by one window of Megachile rotundata isolate GNS110a chromosome 10, iyMegRotu1, whole genome shotgun sequence:
- the Cog4 gene encoding conserved oligomeric Golgi complex subunit 4: MCVMDLSPNEQNLTQILDKLQEDEIRIEQNLEGILSRQYHVEAKLQNISKVLPNVNIIRTEGEKFCSMIAHTNDLAKNVSAKVRQLDLARSRVYECQRRVNDILDLQLCSEGVAMALRNEDYEQGAAHVHRYLSMDQQLLERTAEDILMDHTSISSSLITLQQAALQLRTVVTHKFDEAVKSEDLASVERFFKIFPLLGMHIEGLKKFCSYLCTKLHETAQKNLKAALEIKSNDKRISVIFADTMTLLFEGIARIVEIHQPIIETYYGPGRLLMTISVLQKECDRQAKKIIAEFMKHRCISKKIQMVNDHLRKPSSERADPKEFDLLLGEITIMHSRAELYIRFLKRRVKNDIEISATNDAQFKNLMNEFETIISNSDLARGMQELLGAYLALERYFLEESVSKALGMDTLDQDQLTSSMVDDVFFIVQKCIRRSMSSWSIDGVCAVVNMACGILEGEFANRLRNRLRQGYPAGYLDLAQAYSALQTSIQHGRLQTSDTELARLMFLAYLNNTDVSIEYVETLCKSLSTEIDATFPNMQDKERGKIDSCLSGLKGVMSILRAVTDYGLEQLRVSAVKPRVTPWVDAFLSIDHHVNEDDLLRYETEEPFVQTLIMHLDGLLQSFKGSLTTSNYDALIGLLTAEVTARFEKVVLKSTFNRAGGLILDKEIRSLASYLAAVTSWSVRDKFARLTQIATILSVEKVEELADYCGADAIAWRLTPAEVRRIASLRIDFRPEDIKRLKL; the protein is encoded by the exons ATGTGTGTGATGGATTTATCTCCAAACGAACAAAATTTGACACAGATACTTGATAAATTACAGGAAGATGAG ATTAGGATAGAACAAAATTTAGAAGGTATACTTTCAAGACAGTATCATGTAGAAGCAAAACTGCAAAATATAAGCAAAGTTTTACCTAATGTTAACATCATACGTACAGAAGGAGAAAAATTCTGCAGTATGATTGCGCATACCAATGATTTAGCAAAAAATGTCAGCGCTAAAGTAAGACAATTAGATTTAGCAAGG agCAGAGTATATGAATGTCAAAGACGCGTTAATGACATTCTTGATTTACAATTATGCAGTGAAGGAGTAGCTATGGCATTGCGTAATGAAGACTACGAGCAAGGAGCTGCGCATGTTCATCGTTACCTATCAATGGATcaacaattattagaaagaacAGCTGAAGATATCTTGATGGATCATACCAGCATTAGTAGTTCTCTAATTACTTTACAACAAGCTGCTTTGCAACTTAGAACCGTAGTTACTCATAAATTTGATGAAGCAGTCAAGTCAGAAGATCTTGCTTCTGTTGAAAGgttcttcaaaatatttccTTTATTGGGAATGCATATTGAAGGACTTAAAAAGTTTTGCAGTTATTTATGTACAAag TTACACGAAACGgcacaaaaaaatttgaaagcagcTTTGGAAATTAAAAGTAATGATAAAAGAATTTCGGTTATCTTTGCCGATACTATGACATTATTATTTGAGGGAATTGCTCGAATCGTAGAAATACATCAACCAATAATTGAAACGTATTATGGACCTGGAAGACTGTTAATGACAATTTCTGTTCTGCAAAAAGAATGTGACAG GCAAGCTAAAAAGATTATTGCAGAATTTATGAAGCACAGATGTATATCTAAGAAAATACAGATGGTGAATGATCATCTTCGAAAACCAAGTTCTGAAAGGGCAGATCCTAAAGAATTTGACTTATTATTAGGAGAAATTACCATAATGCATTCACGagcagaattatacattcgattTTTAAAAAGGAGAGTTAAG AATGATATAGAAATTAGTGCAACAAACGACGCACAGTTTAAAAACTTAATGAATGAATTTGAAACTATTATTAGTAATTCTGATTTAGCACGTGGAATGCAAGAACTTTTGGGCGCATATCTTGCTTTAGAAAGGTATTTTCTCGAAGAAAGTGTGAGCAAAGCATTGGGGATGGACACCTTGGATCAGGATCAGCTAACATCTAGCATGGTTGACGATGTTTTCTTCATAGTACAAAAATGTATTAG GCGTTCTATGTCGAGTTGGAGCATAGACGGAGTATGCGCCGTGGTTAATATGGCTTGTGGTATTTTAGAAGGAGAATTTGCAAATAGATTACGAAATCGATTACGACAAGGTTATCCAGCTGGATATTTAGATTTGGCTCAAGCTTATAGCGCTCTTCAAACAAGTATTCAACACGGTCGTCTACAAACTTCAGATACCGAACTCGCTCGTTTAATGTTTTTG GCATATCTAAACAATACCGATGTAAGTATCGAATATGTTGAGACACTGTGCAAAAGCCTTAGCACAGAAATAGATGCCACATTTCCTAATATGCAAGATAAAGAGAGGGGCAAAATTGATAGTTGTTTGTCTGGTTTAAAAGGCGTTATGTCGATTTTGCGAGCTGTTACAGATTATGGCTTAGAACAGTTACGCGTAAGCGCTGTTAAACCTAGAGTTACGCCTTGGGTTGATGCTTTTCTGTCGATAGATCATCACGTGAACGAG GATGATTTATTAAGATACGAAACGGAAGAGCCTTTTGTACAAACATTAATCATGCATTTAGACGGCCTGCTTCAAAGTTTTAAAGGAAGTCTGACAACATCTAATTACGATGCGTTAATTGGTCTTCTTACTGCTGAAGTTACAGCTCGTTTTGAAAAAGTTGTATTAAAGTCGACTTTCAATAGG GCAGGAGGTCTCATACTTGATAAAGAAATTAGATCATTAGCAAGTTATTTAGCTGCAGTTACTTCTTGGTCTGTACGCGATAAGTTTGCACGTCTAACGCAAATAGCTACCATATTAAGCGTAGAAAAAGTGGAAGAACTAGCCGATTACTGCGGTGCAGATGCAATAGCATGGAGATTGACACCCGCGGAAGTTCGACGAATTGCTTCTTTAAGGATAGATTTTCGCCCGGAAGATATAAAAAGACTAAAACTCTAA